A window from Ovis canadensis isolate MfBH-ARS-UI-01 breed Bighorn chromosome 4, ARS-UI_OviCan_v2, whole genome shotgun sequence encodes these proteins:
- the ZMIZ2 gene encoding zinc finger MIZ domain-containing protein 2 isoform X2, with product MNPMNPMKPALPPAPHSDGPFAYEAVPWQQSATQPAGSLSVVTTVWGVGNAAQSQVLGNPMGPAGSPPSSSVMPGMAGGSSALSSPQCLGQQAFGEGGASKGYVPQGVYGRGGYPGGPGFTTGYAGGPGGPGGLGLPSHAARPSTDFTQAAAAAAVAAAAATATATATATVAALQEKQSQELSQYGAMGAGQSFNSQFLQHGGPRGPSVPSSMNPASVGGLMGPSSMSPMGMNPTRAAGMAPLYAGQRLPQQGYPGPPQAQPLPRQGVKRAYSGEVYPGQQYLPGGQYTPAAAQYAPSPGQPPAPSSYPGHRLPLQQGTSPSLSTASPAGPHYKPAEQFNGQGASFNGGSISYSQPGLSGPARSIPGYPSSPLPGSPTPPMTPGSSIPYMSTSQEVKSPFLPDLKPSVSNLHPSPPGSGPCDELRLTFPVRDGVVLEPFRLQHNLAVSNHAFQLRDSVYKTLMLRPDLELQFKCYHHEDRQMNTNWPASVQVSVNATPLTIERGDNKTSHKPLYLKHVCQPGRNTIQITVTACCCSHLFVLQLVHRPSVRSVLQGLLKKRLLPAEHCITKIKRNFSSGTIPGTPGPNGEDGVEQTAIKVALKCPITFRRIQLPARGHDCRHIQCFDLESYLQLNCERGTWRCPVCNKTALLEGLEVDQYMLGILIYIQNSDYEEITIDPTCSWKPVPVKPDLHVKEEPDGPVLKRCRTVSPAHMLMPSVMEMIAALGPGAAPFTPLQPASAPAPGDYPSQGSSFLGPGTFPESFPPTTPSTPTLTEFTPGPPPVSYQSDIPSNLLTPEKSGPCLPGQMAPAGHLDPAHNPGPPGLHAPNLGGPPGPQLHHPNPPPASRPALGPVNSGPLSELAFSAATGMMGAPMSGAGEAPEPALDLLPELTNPDELLSYLGPPDLPTNSNDDLLSLFENN from the exons ATGAACCCCATGAACCCCATGAAACCTGCCCTGCCCCCCGCACCACACAG TGATGGTCCATTCGCATATGAGGCGGTGCCTTGGCAACAGAGTGCCACTCAGCCAGCAGGATCGCTGTCTGTGGTCACAACCGTGTGGGGAGTCGGCAACGCAGCACAGAGCCAG GTTTTGGGGAACCCCATGGGCCCTGCAGGGAGCCCCCCCAGCAGCTCCGTGATGCCCGGCATGGCAGGCGGCAGCTCCGCGCTGAGCTCCCCACAGTGCCTCGGACAGCAGGCGTTCGGTGAGGGTGGTGCCAGCAAGGGCTACGTGCCACAAGGGGTGTATGGCCGCGGGGGCTACCCCGGGGGCCCTGGCTTCACTACCGG GTATGCGGGCGGCCCAGGGGGTCCAGGGGGCCTGGGCCTCCCCTCACACGCCGCACGGCCATCCACCGACTTCACTCAAGCAGCGGCGGCTGCTGCAGTGGCTGCTGCCGCCGCCACAGCCACCGCCACAGCCACAGCCACCGTGGCCGCCCTCCAGGAGAAGCAGAGTCAGGAGCTGAGCCAGTACGGAGCG ATGGGGGCTGGACAGTCTTTTAACAGCCAGTTCTTGCAGCACGGTGGTCCCCGAGGGCCCAGCGTGCCCAGCAGCATGAACCCGGCCAGCGTGGGAGGGCTGATGGGCCCCTCAAGCATGAGCCCCATGGGCATGAACCCCACCCGGGCAGCGGGCATGGCGCCCCTCTATGCAGGGCAGCGCCTGCCCCAGCAAGGGTACCCGGGCCCCCCCCAGGCCCAGCCACTGCCCCGACAGGGTGTCAAGAGAGCCTACTCGGGCGAG gtgtACCCTGGGCAGCAGTACCTGCCAGGAGGCCAGTATACACCTGCTGCCGCCCAGTACGCACCTAGCCCCGGGCAGCCCCCTGCTCCATCCTCCTACCCCGGGCACAGgctgcccctgcagcagggcaCGAGCCCGTCCCTGTCCACCGCCAGCCCTGCGGGACCACACTACAAG CCTGCAGAACAGTTCAACGGGCAGGGTGCCAGCTTCAACGGGGGCAGCATCAGCTACAGCCAGCCTGGCCTGAGTGGG CCTGCTCGTTCCATCCCTGGCTACCCCAGCTCCCCACTGCCCGGGAGCCCCACACCACCCATGACCCCCGGCAGCAGCATCCCCTACATGTCTACCAGCCAGGAGGTCAAGTCTCCCTTCCTGCCTGACCTCAAGCCCAGTGTGAGCAACTTACATCCATCGCCGCCTG GCAGCGGCCCCTGTGACGAGCTGCGGCTGACCTTCCCCGTGAGGGATGGGGTTGTCCTGGAGCCCTTCCGCCTGCAGCACAATCTGGCGGTGAGCAACCATGCCTTCCAGCTCCGAGACTCCGTctacaagaccctgatgctgag GCCTGACTTGGAACTGCAGTTCAAGTGCTACCACCACGAGGACCGGCAGATGAACACCAACTGGCCGGCCTCCGTGCAGGTCAGCGTCAATGCCACCCCGCTCACCATCGAGCGCGGTGACAACAAGACCTCCCACAAGCCTCTCTACCTGAAGCACGTGTGCCAGCCGGGCCGCAACACCATCCAGATCACTGTCACCGCCTGCTGCTGT TCCCACCTCTTCGTGCTGCAGCTGGTGCATCGGCCATCCGTCCGCTCAGTGCTGCAGGGCCTCCTCAAGAAGCGCCTCCTGCCCGCCGAGCACTGCATCACCAAGA TAAAGCGGAATTTCAGCAGCGGAACCATCCCTGGCACCCCGGGGCCCAACGGAGAGGATGGGGTGGAGCAGACGGCCATCAAGGTGGCCCTCAAGTGCCCCATCACCTTCCGCAGGATCCAGCTCCCTGCCCGGGGCCACGACTGTCGCCACATACAG TGCTTTGACCTGGAGTCCTATTTACAGCTTAACTGTGAGCGAGGGACCTGGAGGTGCCCTGTGTGCAA CAAGACGGCGTTACTGGAGGGCCTGGAGGTGGACCAGTACATGCTGGGCATCCTCATTTACATTCAGAA CTCTGACTACGAGGAGATCACCATCGACCCCACGTGCAGCTGGAAGCCAGTGCCGGTGAAGCCTGACTTACACGTCAAGGAAGAGCCAGATGGGCCGGTGCTGAAGCGCTGCCGCACTGTGAGCCCTGCCCACATGCTCATGCCCAGCGTGATGGAGATGATCGCTGCCCTGGGCCCGGGTGCCGCGCCCTTCACCCCTCTGCAACCCGCCTCAGCCCCGGCCCCTGGCGACTACCCTAGCCAGG GTTCCAGCTTCCTGGGACCCGGGACCTTCCCCGAATCCTTCCCACCCACCACACCCAGCACCCCAACCCTGACTGAGTTCACCCCAGGGCCTCCGCCTGTCTCCTATCAATCCGACATTCCCAGCAACCTCCTTACGCCAGAGAAGTCCGGCCCCTGCCTCCCAGGCCAG ATGGCACCAGCAGGTCACCTGGACCCAGCCCATAACCCCGGGCCCCCGGGGCTGCACGCCCCTAACCTTGGAGGCCCCCCAGGGCCCCAGCTGCATCATCCAAACCCTCCCCCAGCATCCCGGCCAGCTCTGGGCCCAGTGAACTCGGGGCCTCTCAGCGAGCTGGCCTTCAGTGCTGCCACAGGCATGATGGGGGCCCCCATGTCTGGGGCAGGGGAGGCCCCGGAACCGGCTCTGGAC
- the ZMIZ2 gene encoding zinc finger MIZ domain-containing protein 2 isoform X1, with the protein MNPMNPMKPALPPAPHSDGPFAYEAVPWQQSATQPAGSLSVVTTVWGVGNAAQSQVLGNPMGPAGSPPSSSVMPGMAGGSSALSSPQCLGQQAFGEGGASKGYVPQGVYGRGGYPGGPGFTTGYAGGPGGPGGLGLPSHAARPSTDFTQAAAAAAVAAAAATATATATATVAALQEKQSQELSQYGAMGAGQSFNSQFLQHGGPRGPSVPSSMNPASVGGLMGPSSMSPMGMNPTRAAGMAPLYAGQRLPQQGYPGPPQAQPLPRQGVKRAYSGEVYPGQQYLPGGQYTPAAAQYAPSPGQPPAPSSYPGHRLPLQQGTSPSLSTASPAGPHYKPAEQFNGQGASFNGGSISYSQPGLSGPARSIPGYPSSPLPGSPTPPMTPGSSIPYMSTSQEVKSPFLPDLKPSVSNLHPSPPGSGPCDELRLTFPVRDGVVLEPFRLQHNLAVSNHAFQLRDSVYKTLMLRPDLELQFKCYHHEDRQMNTNWPASVQVSVNATPLTIERGDNKTSHKPLYLKHVCQPGRNTIQITVTACCCSHLFVLQLVHRPSVRSVLQGLLKKRLLPAEHCITKIKRNFSSGTIPGTPGPNGEDGVEQTAIKVALKCPITFRRIQLPARGHDCRHIQCFDLESYLQLNCERGTWRCPVCNKTALLEGLEVDQYMLGILIYIQNSDYEEITIDPTCSWKPVPVKPDLHVKEEPDGPVLKRCRTVSPAHMLMPSVMEMIAALGPGAAPFTPLQPASAPAPGDYPSQGSSFLGPGTFPESFPPTTPSTPTLTEFTPGPPPVSYQSDIPSNLLTPEKSGPCLPGQMAPAGHLDPAHNPGPPGLHAPNLGGPPGPQLHHPNPPPASRPALGPVNSGPLSELAFSAATGMMGAPMSGAGEAPEPALDVVCEPEPVHKRQLLPELTNPDELLSYLGPPDLPTNSNDDLLSLFENN; encoded by the exons ATGAACCCCATGAACCCCATGAAACCTGCCCTGCCCCCCGCACCACACAG TGATGGTCCATTCGCATATGAGGCGGTGCCTTGGCAACAGAGTGCCACTCAGCCAGCAGGATCGCTGTCTGTGGTCACAACCGTGTGGGGAGTCGGCAACGCAGCACAGAGCCAG GTTTTGGGGAACCCCATGGGCCCTGCAGGGAGCCCCCCCAGCAGCTCCGTGATGCCCGGCATGGCAGGCGGCAGCTCCGCGCTGAGCTCCCCACAGTGCCTCGGACAGCAGGCGTTCGGTGAGGGTGGTGCCAGCAAGGGCTACGTGCCACAAGGGGTGTATGGCCGCGGGGGCTACCCCGGGGGCCCTGGCTTCACTACCGG GTATGCGGGCGGCCCAGGGGGTCCAGGGGGCCTGGGCCTCCCCTCACACGCCGCACGGCCATCCACCGACTTCACTCAAGCAGCGGCGGCTGCTGCAGTGGCTGCTGCCGCCGCCACAGCCACCGCCACAGCCACAGCCACCGTGGCCGCCCTCCAGGAGAAGCAGAGTCAGGAGCTGAGCCAGTACGGAGCG ATGGGGGCTGGACAGTCTTTTAACAGCCAGTTCTTGCAGCACGGTGGTCCCCGAGGGCCCAGCGTGCCCAGCAGCATGAACCCGGCCAGCGTGGGAGGGCTGATGGGCCCCTCAAGCATGAGCCCCATGGGCATGAACCCCACCCGGGCAGCGGGCATGGCGCCCCTCTATGCAGGGCAGCGCCTGCCCCAGCAAGGGTACCCGGGCCCCCCCCAGGCCCAGCCACTGCCCCGACAGGGTGTCAAGAGAGCCTACTCGGGCGAG gtgtACCCTGGGCAGCAGTACCTGCCAGGAGGCCAGTATACACCTGCTGCCGCCCAGTACGCACCTAGCCCCGGGCAGCCCCCTGCTCCATCCTCCTACCCCGGGCACAGgctgcccctgcagcagggcaCGAGCCCGTCCCTGTCCACCGCCAGCCCTGCGGGACCACACTACAAG CCTGCAGAACAGTTCAACGGGCAGGGTGCCAGCTTCAACGGGGGCAGCATCAGCTACAGCCAGCCTGGCCTGAGTGGG CCTGCTCGTTCCATCCCTGGCTACCCCAGCTCCCCACTGCCCGGGAGCCCCACACCACCCATGACCCCCGGCAGCAGCATCCCCTACATGTCTACCAGCCAGGAGGTCAAGTCTCCCTTCCTGCCTGACCTCAAGCCCAGTGTGAGCAACTTACATCCATCGCCGCCTG GCAGCGGCCCCTGTGACGAGCTGCGGCTGACCTTCCCCGTGAGGGATGGGGTTGTCCTGGAGCCCTTCCGCCTGCAGCACAATCTGGCGGTGAGCAACCATGCCTTCCAGCTCCGAGACTCCGTctacaagaccctgatgctgag GCCTGACTTGGAACTGCAGTTCAAGTGCTACCACCACGAGGACCGGCAGATGAACACCAACTGGCCGGCCTCCGTGCAGGTCAGCGTCAATGCCACCCCGCTCACCATCGAGCGCGGTGACAACAAGACCTCCCACAAGCCTCTCTACCTGAAGCACGTGTGCCAGCCGGGCCGCAACACCATCCAGATCACTGTCACCGCCTGCTGCTGT TCCCACCTCTTCGTGCTGCAGCTGGTGCATCGGCCATCCGTCCGCTCAGTGCTGCAGGGCCTCCTCAAGAAGCGCCTCCTGCCCGCCGAGCACTGCATCACCAAGA TAAAGCGGAATTTCAGCAGCGGAACCATCCCTGGCACCCCGGGGCCCAACGGAGAGGATGGGGTGGAGCAGACGGCCATCAAGGTGGCCCTCAAGTGCCCCATCACCTTCCGCAGGATCCAGCTCCCTGCCCGGGGCCACGACTGTCGCCACATACAG TGCTTTGACCTGGAGTCCTATTTACAGCTTAACTGTGAGCGAGGGACCTGGAGGTGCCCTGTGTGCAA CAAGACGGCGTTACTGGAGGGCCTGGAGGTGGACCAGTACATGCTGGGCATCCTCATTTACATTCAGAA CTCTGACTACGAGGAGATCACCATCGACCCCACGTGCAGCTGGAAGCCAGTGCCGGTGAAGCCTGACTTACACGTCAAGGAAGAGCCAGATGGGCCGGTGCTGAAGCGCTGCCGCACTGTGAGCCCTGCCCACATGCTCATGCCCAGCGTGATGGAGATGATCGCTGCCCTGGGCCCGGGTGCCGCGCCCTTCACCCCTCTGCAACCCGCCTCAGCCCCGGCCCCTGGCGACTACCCTAGCCAGG GTTCCAGCTTCCTGGGACCCGGGACCTTCCCCGAATCCTTCCCACCCACCACACCCAGCACCCCAACCCTGACTGAGTTCACCCCAGGGCCTCCGCCTGTCTCCTATCAATCCGACATTCCCAGCAACCTCCTTACGCCAGAGAAGTCCGGCCCCTGCCTCCCAGGCCAG ATGGCACCAGCAGGTCACCTGGACCCAGCCCATAACCCCGGGCCCCCGGGGCTGCACGCCCCTAACCTTGGAGGCCCCCCAGGGCCCCAGCTGCATCATCCAAACCCTCCCCCAGCATCCCGGCCAGCTCTGGGCCCAGTGAACTCGGGGCCTCTCAGCGAGCTGGCCTTCAGTGCTGCCACAGGCATGATGGGGGCCCCCATGTCTGGGGCAGGGGAGGCCCCGGAACCGGCTCTGGAC